In the genome of Manis javanica isolate MJ-LG chromosome 17, MJ_LKY, whole genome shotgun sequence, one region contains:
- the GNG8 gene encoding guanine nucleotide-binding protein G(I)/G(S)/G(O) subunit gamma-8 has translation MSNNMAKIAEARKTVEQLKLEVNIDRMKVSQAAAELLAFCETHAKDDPLVTPVPAAENPFRDKRLFCVLL, from the exons ATGTCCAACAACATGGCCAAGATCGCGGAGGCCCGCAAGACGGTGGAACAACTGAAGCTGGAGGTGAACATCGATCGCATGAAG GTGTCGCAGGCTGCGGCCGAGCTCCTGGCCTTCTGCGAAACGCACGCCAAAGACGACCCGCTGGTGACGCCGGTACCCGCCGCAGAGAACCCATTCCGCGACAAGCGCCTCTTTTGCGTCCTGCTCTGA